CTGTACTCATGCTTAGTTAGTGAAGCATCTATTCTTGAGCAAAAACATATTATAAACTCTCATTTTGAGTATAGTTTGAGTCTTCTCCTCCTCTTGAATTTGGTTATAATTTTAAgtataagaaattttacataaaaaGAGAGTGTGAAGACTATCTTCTAAAAAGGAGAAAGTTATAACAAGAATAGTTATAACTACTGACCTGATGGGGGGATCCTAGCCTCGACGTCGAATCACTACTGGCACCTGTTTAATGATCTAGGGCTCTCTCCCCCCGGATATACCATAGGATCCTCGGTCGTTTCACCCGAAGCATTCCTTGGCTTGGCCAAGCAAGTACAAGCCTTGGTGGGAATGATGCAGACAATCATCCCGCTCATGCCACAGATTATGCAACTAGTGGCTCCCGCGACTGACCTGGCGCAGCAAAAGCCGAGCAGGGAGCAACTCAGGATGGGAGAAACCCAAGAGGCCTACCTGAGTAGGGCACACCCGCACCCTACTGGATCGCTCCGCCCCACTCTGAGCCTAATACCATATCATCGGACTCAGCAGATGACTCATTCAAGATCCAACTGTCCATGGTCAACCGATGCCTGGATGAGTTCCAGCGCGAATTCCAGAAGTCACGGGGCGAGATGGGTGAAGGCAGCTTGGGTGAATCCCACTTTACTCAAGAAATACAGGACAAGCCTATACCGCTCAACTTCAGGCTACCGGCATTGGAAACGTACGACGGTGGCTCCGACCCCGTAGAGCATGTCGTCGCGTTTTGGGCTCATATGGCCCTTTATAGCACCTCTGACGCTCTGATATGTCGGGCATTCTCGACCACCTTCATAGGACTGACACGGGAATGGTTCAACCGGCTGTGCTCGTTCTCAGTCTCATCCTTTGATCAACTCGCAagggagttcgagcaaaacttcctAGCCAGCGTGCGACCCAAGCCTTTCATCGCCACCCTGCTCGCGTTATCCCAACGTGAGGATGAATTGCTCTCCTAGTTCGTGGCACGCTTTGCCATTGAAATCCGGGGATTCCCGGACACTCACCCTTCTTTGATCATGCAGGCATTCCTGATGGGCTTCAGGCCctcgaggttcttctggtcgttgTTTGAGAAGCCGTCCGTAACCATCCCTGAGATGCTACAATgcgccaaccagtacatcgcCGCTAAAGCCCTAATGGCAGGGAGGAGTGAGGACAACAAGAGGCCGAGGACGGAGCAGGCCCGAGGAGCGACTTCGGTGCCACCAACGCAACCTCGCAGGAGGCCCGATCAACCCGAGCTGTTACTCCAAAGGCCCCCGCCTTTGCCTCTGAATACATTCTGTACTGAAATCTTTTTCCAGATCTGGGAGAAGGGTCTCTTATGCCAACCCAATCCCCTGAAGGCCACTCACAAGGACTACTCTAATTATTGCATGTTCCATCGGGACTACAGCCATGACACGGAAGACTGTCGCAACCTCCAAAATCAAATTGAGGAACTAATCCGAAGAAGTCACCTTAGGCACTACCTCAAGGAACTAGGGGAAGCAACTCCACGCCCTAGGGGCCCTGTCGAGAGGTAGATTGATATCATTATCGGTGGACCAACTACTGGCGGCAATAGCTCAACGGCAAGGAAGGCGTACGCCCGCGACACAATGGAAAAACGCCCTCGACCCAAGTTCGAGCCTGAAATCACCTTCGGGACCGAGGAGGTCGAGCGATCCCACCACGacgatgctttggtgatctccatcaGGATCGCCAACGCTCGGGTCAAAAGGGTAATGGTCAACATTGGGAGCTCCACCGATGTGCTGTAACTCGACACCTTCAAGAAGCTCAGCTTAACTAATGAGGATTTCACCCCCATGAACTCGGCGCTCACCGGATTCATCGGAGATTCCATCTCCCCACTTGGGACCACCACCCTCCCTGTCACCATTGGGGAAGAGCCAAGAGCCAAGACGACAATGGCTACCTTCACGGTAGTCGACCTACGCTCAACCTACAACATCATCCTCGGCCGCCCGACCCTCAACAAGCTGAAAGCAGTAGTTTCCACCTACCACCGGGCCATCAAATTTCCAACTTTGGCAAGGGTTGGGGAATCCCGAAGTGATCCGAGAGAATCAAGGTAGTGCTACCTTACGGTGGTTACTCCCCTGGAGAGGTCACGCCCCCATCAAGCCCCAGATCCCCGTGAAGAATGCATGACACCAACGCACTTGGAGCCCCCTGAGTAACTCACCGAAGTACCTCTAAAGAGGAACCGACCTGATTTGACCATGAAAATCGGGACGATGCTCCCCGAAGCAAAACAGCTTCAGCTCATCAATTTCCTAAAGGAAAATGCCGACGTGTTTGCATGGTCCTCCAAGGAGATGCCCAGAATCGACCTAGGGGTGACCCAGCACCACCTCCACATCCACCCTGAGGCTTGGCTTGTGAAGCAAAAGCTAAGGAAGTTCGCTCCCGATCGACAGAAGGCGATTAGCGATGAGGTCGATTGCCTTAAAGAGGTAGGATTTATAACCGAGGTGAAATACCCCCGGCGGTTGTCGAATGTAGTCCTCATTAAGAAACCCAATGGAAGCTAGAGGATGTGTATTGACTACACCGATCTCAACCGAGCATGCCCCAAAGATTGCTATCCACTCTCGAGAATAGACCAGCTGGTCGATGCCACCACAGGCTACGAACTCCTTACATTTATGGACACATTCTCAGGCTACAACCAGATCCGGATGGCACCATAAGACTAAGAGAATGCTGCCTTCATCAACGATAGAGGAGTGTATTGCTACAAAGTGATGCCTTTCGGCCTGAAAATGCTGGGGCGACTTACTAAAGAATGGTCGACAAGCTATTCAAGTAACAGCTCGGGAAGAACATGGAAGTGTACGTAGATGACATGATCATAAAGAGCAAGACCGCAAGCACACATATGGCCGGGCTGGCGGAGACATTCCGAATGCTCAAGCGGTTCAACATGCGCCTAAATCTCTCGAAGTGCATCTTCCGGGTCAGCTCGAGAAAATTCCTCGAGTTTGTCATCCACCATAGAGGAATAGACACCAACCCGGAAAAGGTTCAAGTCATAATAGAGATGTAGCCTCCCCGCTCGATCAAGGAGGTGTAGTGCCTCACAAGAAAGCTGGCAGCGCTTGGCTAGTTCGTGTCACGATCAGGCGACAAGTGCCTTCCCTTCTTCCGAGCTCTTCGACAGGCCGACAGCTTTGCGTGGACCCCGGAATGTCAGGAAGCCTTCGAGAAGCTAAAGGCATGCCTTGCTCGATTGCCCcgactcgcctcacccgagctaGACGAGGTCCTCGGTCTTTACCTAGCAGCTTCGGCACAGGTGGTTAGCTCAGTGCTAACTCAAGAAGCACCACCGACACAGCAACCTATTATTATGTCAGCCATGTTCTCGTCAGGCTTGAAGTATGGTATTCCCTGATCGAGAAGCTAACCCTCGCACTAATGAAAATGGCCCGAAAGCTACAACCATACTTTTAGGCCCACACGATCAAAGTGATAACCGACCAACCATTATGGCAAATCCTCTCCAAGTTCGATGCACTGGGTCAGATACTGTGATGGTTGGTCGAGCTCGGCAAATTTGACATTCAATACGCCCCCAGAACGACCATCAAAGCCCAGGTATTAGTCGACTTCATCTCCGAACTAACTCCTGAAGATCATTCTATTGAACAAGAGCACAACAAGGGCGCGTGGACCCTGCATGTGGATCGCTCGGCCATCGTCGAGGTGACCGGGGTCGAACTTATCCTCAAAAGCCCGTCTAGAGAAACCTATGAAAGATCATTCCGATTACAATTCCGAGCCACCAATAATGAGGCCAAGTACGAGGCACTACTCCACGGACTGCGCCTCACCCTGGAGATGCATGTGGGTGACCTCGAGGTTTTCAGCGACTCCCAGCTGGTGATGGGACACGTCAATAGGAGCTACGAAGCCCGAGATCCAACGATGGTGCAATACCTAACAGAAACAAGATGACTCACCCATCGCTTCAACTGCCTCTCGATCACAAGGATACCTCGGGCGCAGAACGTGTAGGCCGATGCTTTGGCCAAGTTGGCCTATGCTCGTAGCCTGGAAGCAATCCTGGCAACTGAATCCATAATGGTCCCGACCATGCCAACCTATGACATCACCGAAATAGAGGTCTTGCCAAACTGGATGGAAGTAATCCTCCGTTTCAAGAGGGACGGGACGCAGCCCGAAGACCTGACGATCACACGACGATTGAGGCAAACCCAAGCCTAGTCCTGCGAGGTCAGTGGAAAGCTATACCAGAGAGCCTTCTCCCAACCCCTCCTGCGCTATCTCGCGCCACCAGAGGCCGAGACGATTCTCGCTGAACTCCGTGAGGGGATCTGTAGGGAGCACATCGGGGGCCAAACCTTGGCCTTCAAAATCCTCAGATAGGGATACTACTGGCTGACCATGCGCCAAGACGCCCTATCATATGTATAGCGGTGCCAATAGTGTCAAAGGCACACCCGGTTGCAACGCCAACTAGCGGTGCCTCTTACCCTAGTGGATGCGGCCTGGCCCTTTGCCCAATGGGGACTTGACCTCCTCGGGCCTTTTCCTCCAACTTCAGGACAATGACGCTTCCTCATAGTCGGGGTTGACTACTTCACTAGGTGGGTTAAAGCCGAACCCCTAGCATCCATCACCGAGAAACAAGTTCAGGGCTTCACATGGAAGAACGTCATTACCCGGTTCGAAATCCCGAGAGCTATCATCACCGACAATGGAGCTCAATTCAACAACGCTAAATTCAAGgcttattgctagtcatatgggATACAATTGAAGTTCAGCTCGGTCGCACACTCCTAAACCAACGGCTAGGTTAAAGTAATGAATCGAGAAATACTGGAAGGCATTAAGAAGAGGGTCTCGGGCGTGTGCGGGGCCTGGGTGGATGAGCTCCCTAGCATCCTGTGGGCAATGCAAACAACCCCCAAGACCACCTTGGGGGAGTCTCCATTCAGTCTAGCGTTCGAGATCGAAGCAGTCCTTCCGCCCGAAATGGTGTTCCCGACCTTGCGCACCATCGCCTACAAACAAGACAACTCCGAGGAGGGCCTACGGGTGAACCTAGATCTCCTTGAAGAGAGAAGAGCCAAGGCGCATCTACGCACCCTAGCATACAAAAAGGCTACAACTTGAATCTACAACCACAAAGTTCGTCCATGACCAATCAAGGTCAGAGACCTCGTCCTTCGAAAGACTAAGGTGAAACAACCTAACCCAAGTAAGGGGAAAGCTCGAGCCAAACTGGGAAGGCCCTTACCAGGTCTATGATGTAGTCTGAGAAGGAACCTACCGCCTTGAGACTATGGAGGAAATCCCCTACCAAGGACGTGGAATGTGGCAATTTTAAAAAGATTTTATCCATGAAGGAAAAAAGTTAAGATGCCGAAAAGTCAATTTTCATTGATCAAAAGAAACATACACATTGTGCCCGGGCAATACAACCTCAAATTTTGACCCGACCAAGGCAAAAGAGAAAATGCTATAACCCTTAGTTGGGggggatgttaggactctagctagaagaatcctaattaagagggacattcatgtaaaacctacttaagctgacccctattaaagaggtgaagaggccggctagggtttgaaggttatttcttagagaaaaattaggagttgtaaaggaataggagtcttgagtaggagtcctattaggagtcttgagtaggagtcttaattgagtaggagttctattaggagttagggtttagaaaccctataaatatccatgtattcatcctcttttgataagaaatagatgaatcttttctgcagcctttgagtagcaacttggagggaggaacccctatagagctccaaggaggccgatcccctaaagagatcaaccccaagtttaaaatctgcaaggtttctaacacctgatatcagagcaACATTTTTGGCATCTTgctacccttccatagccatccatcaaccctccacaattgcctaaagcaattcccacaattgcttaaaagatcgtcgccaaattccgccgtcatctccaccatcgcagatcatcctttgatctccctatgaattacaataggttctggtttcctaccttactactactgcaatttagttatccttatttgaaaatctaagaaaaaaaattattccaaaattgctgcataaacttttcgtcgtaaagttttcatctctacaatgaaagatacattgcagaattccagccgcatagcacagtctgtttgatcttgctactatatttttttatccaaatctctaggaaatttttataacagctttgacatttcctaatagcagatttctctttggttttgttaaaaaattttcaatataaatcattgatattttatgtctaaactgctataattgaaaatctgcactataaaattccaactgcataacatagtttgtttgatcttgctactatattttttctgtccaattctttacaaaatttttatgatagctttaagacttcataatagtggatttcccttatgatagcctattaaacccagaaagccatgtagcaattttatgttcctcggggtcggccagttctgcattgcttctattttggaggggtccaccatcacatcttcctctgatatgatatgcccaagatatttcaccttttgttgaagaaagcaaaaattcatagtggtcattgtgtgttcgaaaggtagtTTTCGGAATGTctttttcgcacactcgtatttgatgatacccggatcgaaggtccagctttatgaagatttgtgctccctttcatctagcaattcatctactactagaatatggTAGTCATCCTTGATGGTTATATCATTAATAGCTCGATAATCAACGTATATTCACCATATTCTGTCCTTCTTgtatacaagtagcaccagtgaagagtagaggcgGCAACTtaaccgaataactcctgtttcaagcatctcttttacaatcctttctatttcatcattttggagatgtagatattgatatggccgagtatttgctgtagGTGTttttagaagaatcgttatataatgatcatgttgacgggtaagaggtaggttgtgcgattcatcaaatatatctgaaaatttagcaagcaaaggaaataggtttggatcttcaaattctattggctctcccttagtttgctgctcaagttataccaaaaagctacTATAtactttatacaaaaccttcttcatttgttgtgtgcaaatcgtcattatgtcgcccccacgtttcccgtgcagtatcacctgtttctccttactgtaaaatttcataattagttgcataaaattccaagaaacatcacctaataccatcaaccatttaattctaagcatggcctcatgatcatcaagagggaggaggaagaaatatgcaattatctcttggtcctgtagtaatagtttcacgcgCGGGcgactacgatcatacttcaaaatccatctgtcggtgaccttaacgtcaaacctgctacaattctcgataggtaaggccatctaaaCAGCAactttactatttaggaagttattagtactactcgtgtcgatgagaacagggatcggttgttatttgagaaggcctccaactttcatcgtttgcgggtttgagtagctagctagtgcatgcaccgtaacttcggtcgattgtggctcttcttctatatcttcttcttcatgttcaagggtctcttctgaatgttcaatgacctcttcttctactggttcaatcataagaagtctccctttactacagcgatgctcacggctccacggctcatcgcaatgcccacATAACCCCTTCATAgaccgctcccgaagttcttctcttgtcaaactttttagtgcagggactcaATTGATAGTGGGGGGGATGAGGGCTTTGGTATTGCTGGttggggagcaaccctagtcctctgggcttcatggttcaatcgctcctcttgaaatcatgcgaaagagatggctgccataaggtgtacagttgtcgcactttaacttctccccggatctctggcttcaagccctcaatgaaggtccccaatagctatttttgagaccaatcatgagtttgattagataatctttcaaacttggtttggtaatcttgaatggtggaggtttgttagatctttgctagttgtctattaatgttcttgtaatcggttagtttgaagcggatcagcagtccttctttgagttGTCACcataagaggactccatgagtatgttcaaactagttaaaccactatatggcatcactttcaagatgtatagctgcaattttcaccatagatgcgtccacaattttgtggtaccgaaaatatcactccgcgcacgagatccaaccaatcgggtctccttcttcccatctagggaagtccactctcatgtgtgGATAATTGGGGTCAATCATAGAGTCTCTCctatcttggaagtcatctctttgggcttggtgcgattgattTCTTTGAGcttggtggtcagcccaaactaagtttggtaaagagagtccaaatcttattatccattcgtgcctcaaaggcttcgaatttagcattgattacctcctcaaatgccatagtatatgcctccaaatctgttatgttaagatctctcttttgttgtcgggttaaaggcatgtataggttaagagaagtaatggttgaaagggttgctggattggtggatgtaggctgcggtttaggcttggtttgtggctgttttgggtatagtttaagggtgtggtttagtggagttttaaggctgtggatgaaagttttagatctgtggtagattgcagtaaaggtttgatagaaatcagtggaaatttgctgcagaattgtgttgtcttataagagcagaattatcgtcgaagaaacaacggtttctcaatgaaatttttaccaaaaacttaagagatttgGGGAGgaaattgacagcaaaatctcaatttatatgacagcaaggatgttcaatttaattaagaaaatttcggcactataacagcaaggaaattggtgcaagttgcgatagcagaattctcatcgaaaaatttt
The DNA window shown above is from Musa acuminata AAA Group cultivar baxijiao chromosome BXJ2-4, Cavendish_Baxijiao_AAA, whole genome shotgun sequence and carries:
- the LOC135608727 gene encoding uncharacterized protein LOC135608727; amino-acid sequence: MGFRPSRFFWSLFEKPSVTIPEMLQCANQYIAAKALMAGRSEDNKRPRTEQARGATSIWEKGLLCQPNPLKATHKDYSNYCMFHRDYSHDTEDCRNLQNQIEELIRRSHLRHYLKELGEATPRPRGPVESSTARKAYARDTMEKRPRPKFEPEITFGTEEVERSHHDDALVISIRIANARVKRVMVNIGSSTDVL